The stretch of DNA TTTCCTTCAAAAGCTGCGGTGTAAACAAAGGCGGGTGTATTGGTCACGTCTCCTACAGCAAAGACATGCTGAAGATTGGTTTCCATCTTGTCATTGACCTTGATATGCTCTTTTTCAGTTAGTTGTAGTCCAATGTTTTGTAGACCTAGCTTTGAAGTATTCGGACGAGTACCTGTAGCGATCACTATTTTGCCGTGTTCAACAATTTTGGTAAAAGAACCATCTGGGCATTTGCAATGAATGATGGTATCAGTACCGTCTTTCTCAAATTTTACGGCACGGAAATTGGGTAATATTTCAATGCCTTCACGCTGCATTTGATTTTCCAATTCTTCACTAATGTCAGGTGTTTGTGAACGTAAAACCCTGTCCGTAAATTCGATGATACGGACTTTTGTACCCAAACGGTTATAGGCCATTGCTATTTCCAAGCCGATATATCCGGCTCCCATGATGGTGATGCTTTGGGGCTGTTCTTCCAGGTCAAACAGAGAAACGTTGGTGAGGTAGCCGATTTTATCTAAGCCTTCAATATTCGGTATATTGGTAGTGGCACCAGTAGCGATAATAAATTTGATGGCGGTATACTTATCCTGCCCATTTACCACGATCGTTTTTTTATTCTCGAATTCAGCCCAACCTTCTAGCATGGTGAGGTATTGAAAATCACTCACCACATCCATGTATTTTTTCTGTTGTAAAGTGGTGACCAATTGCTTCTTGTCTTGGATAATCTGCTTGAAATCAATATCCACTCCTTTAGGTTGAACGCCTCTAAAATTAGAGTGTGTAGCATGGTAAGCGGCTTCCGCTGCCCTGATCAGGTTTTTGGAAGGGACACAACCTACATTGACGCAAGTACCCCCGAAATCTAATCCGCCATTAACCATTAAAGTAGTCAGTCCCAGGCTTTCTGCGGTAATCACTGCCGAAAAAGCGGCAGAGCCACCACCAATGATAATTAAATCAAAATGACTATCGCCAGGGGTGAGGTTAGTATTACCAATTTCTTTCACAGCCTGGAAATTACCAGTATTGATCGTATTAATAATCGCTTCTTTGGAGATCCTCACTGGATCGAAAGTAAAATGCCCTTGCCCGCCAGAATAGCTTACTTTTTTATCAATTATGCCTTTCATGTCGGCAAATCGCTTTTCAATACTTGCCGCACAGTGGTCGCAGGTCATGCCTGAAATTTCAAAAATAACTTCTTGCATATCCGTTACCTGTTTCGTGTTATTTGGTGCTAGTGCTTCTTTGACTTTCTTCAACATAATCTTTGGTGTTAGAAATTAACAACAGTAGGTGTCAAATGAAATTTATCCATAAGCGGATGGGTGAATCAACGCCTCCTGCTCTATTCTTCTTTTTCTCCTAATTGATCTTCTTTGACCTTGTAACCAGTCGAATTAATAGCAGCCTTAACTTCCTCCAAAGACGATTTCGTTTTATCAAATTTTACCATTGTGTTAGCGGCCTCATAGCTTGCTTCCACTTCAATTACACCCGGCAGTTCATTAACGGCATGCTTAACATGTTCTTCGCAACCAGTGCAGGTCATACCCGATACCCCTAGTGTAATGGTTTCAATATCAGCTTCTTTAATGATCATGACCTCAGCCTTCTGGTTATCTGGATAGAAAACATGAGCATAGTTTGGGAAAGCCAGCATAACTAAGGCGAATGCTGTTACAATGCCCAGGAAAGACTTGGATTGCCAAAAAGAAGGCTTGCCATCCTCTTCGCAATCACAATCGATAGCTTCAGCTTTTATCGGTTTCAACTTCTGATACCAGGCAAATCCTAGTACAGCCACAGTAAGTCCAATCAAATAAGGCCTGGCAGGCTCTAGAAAAGAAAAAGTAGCAGCAAGACCACTTGTTCCTGCCAATAAAGCCAGTACTGGTGTTATGCAACAAAGGGAGGCCGTAATCGCAACTAAAAGCCCCGTGCTGGCCAATTTTCCAGATGATTCTTGTGTTTTCATATCAATTGATTTAATTATTTAAGCAAGTACTTAAATAATAAGTGCAAAAAAAATGCTAGGCTTACATGCTGCCTAAAATAATTATTGTTGTCTCATGGGCGGCAGCCTTACACCACTTCAACGGTAATAAATTGAAACAAGACTTGTAATACCGGTTTTGCTTCCTCAGTCAGATAGTAAAAGATAGTTGTCCCCGCTCTCTCTGTTTCTACTAAATCACCATCTTTTAATTTTCTTAAGTGCTGAGAAATGGCGGGAATTTTCATTCCCAGGATCTCACTCAGGTCGCAAACGCAAAGCCTTTCTTCCTCTTGGAGAAGAAGCAAGATTTTCATTCTTACCTCATTGCCAGCCAAACTAAGGATTTTAGCAAAATCTGAAGCAGAGGTTTCTATTTCTTCCATTTTCGTCTTACAGCGCTCGATTTGCTCTCCATCTCTATCGATGCGAATACAAACATTATTATCCTTTTTCATGTTGCAATAATAGCATTAATTAAGTATTTAAGCAAATACTTAAATAACTTTAAGACAGTATTAACAGTTTTAGGAGTGAGGAAATAAATAACCTTCTCTGTCATGCGCACAAAAATGGACGGAGAACCATAAATAAATATAAATTTGAGCTTGTAAATCCAAAAATATGCAAAAAATACTTTTAATGGGCTCTCTCTTTATATTCCTTTCTGCTTGTGGCGGAAATACCAAGGCAACTGGTGAAAAAGCAGACCCTGAAACAGCGACTGATGAGGTCCAGTTTTTTTGTGAAGAACTGGCTGGGGAAGAAGCGGAGACAGGCCCGCGTTATGAAGTTATGCTAGCCTGGGCAAATGGAAAAGTGCCTGTAAGTGTTATTACATCATGTGCAACAATTGCCCCATCGAGCTATCCCGATTACCAGATTCCCACAAATGCCTTGACGGCCGTTGGCGGATGGTGGGCAGGGGGAGGAGATTATCTCTATGCGGTGGAGGAAGGCTCCCAAATATTGATCAAACAAGGCTCTGTGGATGAAATGCAAGTCACTCAAGATTATGGTTATCAGATCATCGCCATTTTAGCAGAAGGAAAGCTGACAAAAGTAGAGCCTGGCCCTACGATTAGCGGCCTTTATGCCTTGGGCGGACATGATACTTCCTGGATAGTCGTTGTAGATAGAGAAAATGGAGCATGGACAGCTGAAGGGATCGAATATAAAGGTATGTTACCTGACGAAGACCTTCTAATGTCGCTTGAGTCATTTGAATTAAAGCCTTTTGAAAACTTTGCCGTCAGTACTGATCAAAAAGTGTTTTTTTCTGATTGGGGGCAAGGCAAATTTATGGTGGAAAACGGCCTTATGCACCTTGTTTTTGAAGAGAAGGAAAGCCATATCGCGCCAACCCTAAGGATGGAGAAAATAAGCAATTAAAGTTATTTTATATACATTTGCGAAGAAAAAACATTATGTGCTTGACGCTCTTCTTTTTTTTATATACATTTACGAAAAAATAAACACCTAGCCATGAAAGGAACACATTTAGGTGAATTCGAAGAGTTAGTGCTTTTAACGATAGCCATATTACAGGACGAAGCCTATGGATTAGCCATTCAAAAAGAAATGGAACGGCAAAGCGGCCGTTCGATAAGCATAGGTGCTGTTCATGCATCTTGTAATCGATTGGAAGAAAAAGCTTTTTTAGACGCTCGATATAGCGAAGCAAGCCAAAAAAGAGGAGGTAAACGAAAAAAACTGTATACCGTCACTTATGCAGGTCAGCGGGCACTGACGCAGGTACGCGATCTTCGCCAAAGCCTTTGGGAACAAATTCCTAAGACGGTCTTTCCGGTTAAGTTGACTTAGTTTCATAATATTGGCTTTTTCTCAACTTCCTTCCATTCCTATACAAAAACAACCCTTTCTGACATGTTACAACCACCTAAACGGACCATTCATTTTTTACGTTGGTTTTGTGACGATCGTTTCCACGAGGAAATCGAGGGAGATTTGTATGAAATGTATGAAGAATTGGTCGAAACTTTTGGTGAGAAAAAGGCTAATAAAAAATTTACCCGAGTAACCCTTTCCTACCTCCGGCCTTATTTCTTTCAGAAAAGGGCGTATTCACTTAATTCATTTGCCATGCACAAATTTCATTTCAAGTTGGCTTTTCGTTATTTCCAGCGCAATAAAACCTTTGCCATCATTAATATCTTCGGTCTTGCCTTAGGCATTGCTTCTGCTGTTTTGATTGGTATATTGGTGCAGAATGAAACAAGTTTTGACCGATTTCATTCCGCTTTTGATCGACTTTACCGAGTCGTTCGGGTGACGCAAATAGAAGGAGCGGATGAATTCAGGACAGGGGTTGTTTTTCCTTTTGTAGCTGCCCTGCGCGAACGCTTACCAGGAGCAGCAGAGGCGACCGCTACCTATAGTGTGTTTGACCAATACCTCGCAGTTTTAAATGAAGAAGGGGGCATTAAAAAAAAATTCAAGGAAGCCAAGGGAGGAGCTATCGTAGATAATGGATTTTTTCAGGTTCTTGATTTTGGCAGAAAAGGAAAGCCATGGATAGCGGGAAATCCTGCTACTGCATTGGAAAGTAAATTTAGTATGGTGCTTACAGCTTCCTTTGCAAAAAAATATTTTTCTGATGAGGATCCAATGGGACGGATAATTCGACTTAATAATACCTATAATTTTACCGTTACGGGTGTAATTGAAGACTTGCCTGCCAATACTGATTTTCCTTTTACCTATCTGCTTTCTTTCGCATCATTAGAGGACGTGTTTGGCGATTTTGTCCATACGAATTGGAATGGGGTAAGTGACCAGAGTCAATGTTATGTTCGTTTAAAAGAAGGAATGGAACCAGCAACATTTCACGAACAATTGGATAAAATGCATGCTTCTTTTGTATCTGAACAATTGGCTGCTGATCGAAAATATCGTCTGCAACCGCTAAGTGAATTACATACTGATAGTAGATTTGGGAACTATTCAGGGCGAACAATGAGTGGGAGAGTAGTACTTATCCTATTAGCTATTGGTTTTTTCATCCTTCTGACGGCCTGTATAAATTACATCAATTTAGCTACAGCCCAATCTACTATAAGGGCGAAGGAGATGGGGATGCGAAAGGTGGTGGGTAGCAAGAGGTCTGCCATTATGTTGCAAGCCCTGCTGGAAACTTTTTTGATTAGCTTTTTGGCTATGGGACTTGGTGTAGGGGTCTTGAAATTAGCTATGCCCCTTTTGGAAAATTTCATGGGAATACGATTTTATGATTACTGGAATTATAAATTACTGGGAAGTTTACTGGGTTTATGTTTTTTCATTACCCTAGCGGCAGGTTTTTATCCTGGAAAGGTTTTATCCAGGTTTAAACCAACTCAGGCCTTCCGACAAAGCTTAAATCAACCTACCCTTGGAAATGTATCACTCCGCCGGGTATTGATTATTTGCCAGTTTGTTGTGGCTCAGGTTTTCATTATAGGAACCATTGCTGTTATACTTCAGGTCAATCATTTTAAAAAATTAGATTGGGGATTTAATAAAGAGGCGGTGGTAACCATACAGGTGCCGGATGCTGATACTCGCCCTGAAGTGCGCCAAAGTTTGTATAATGAATGGCATAATACCCCCAATATAGGAACAATTAGTTTTGCCGCTAGTGCTCCTTCTGTTGCTGATCAAGGCCGCAATTTTACAGAAATTTCGAGAAGAGAAAGTATAGGAGTAGACCCCATCGGATGTGAGGTGCTAACCATTGACACCGCTTTTATCGGGCTTTATAATATTCAACTCATAGCCGGAAGGGACCTTCTTCCAGGTGAAGCAGATATCAAAAAAGCGGTTGTAATATCAGAAACC from Saprospiraceae bacterium encodes:
- the merA gene encoding mercury(II) reductase, with amino-acid sequence MLKKVKEALAPNNTKQVTDMQEVIFEISGMTCDHCAASIEKRFADMKGIIDKKVSYSGGQGHFTFDPVRISKEAIINTINTGNFQAVKEIGNTNLTPGDSHFDLIIIGGGSAAFSAVITAESLGLTTLMVNGGLDFGGTCVNVGCVPSKNLIRAAEAAYHATHSNFRGVQPKGVDIDFKQIIQDKKQLVTTLQQKKYMDVVSDFQYLTMLEGWAEFENKKTIVVNGQDKYTAIKFIIATGATTNIPNIEGLDKIGYLTNVSLFDLEEQPQSITIMGAGYIGLEIAMAYNRLGTKVRIIEFTDRVLRSQTPDISEELENQMQREGIEILPNFRAVKFEKDGTDTIIHCKCPDGSFTKIVEHGKIVIATGTRPNTSKLGLQNIGLQLTEKEHIKVNDKMETNLQHVFAVGDVTNTPAFVYTAAFEGKAAVENAFTSAGKAVDYSSLPWVVFTDPQVAGAGLDEAQAEAMNISFEVNKLPLSEVPRSIAANDTRGFIKLIRNTETDKLIGARVVAPEGGELIQQLSMAIKYGITIKELAESFYPYLTLGEAIKLAAITFGKDISKLSCCAS
- the merTP gene encoding mercuric transport protein MerTP, with the protein product MKTQESSGKLASTGLLVAITASLCCITPVLALLAGTSGLAATFSFLEPARPYLIGLTVAVLGFAWYQKLKPIKAEAIDCDCEEDGKPSFWQSKSFLGIVTAFALVMLAFPNYAHVFYPDNQKAEVMIIKEADIETITLGVSGMTCTGCEEHVKHAVNELPGVIEVEASYEAANTMVKFDKTKSSLEEVKAAINSTGYKVKEDQLGEKEE
- a CDS encoding metalloregulator ArsR/SmtB family transcription factor, yielding MKKDNNVCIRIDRDGEQIERCKTKMEEIETSASDFAKILSLAGNEVRMKILLLLQEEERLCVCDLSEILGMKIPAISQHLRKLKDGDLVETERAGTTIFYYLTEEAKPVLQVLFQFITVEVV
- a CDS encoding helix-turn-helix transcriptional regulator; translation: MKGTHLGEFEELVLLTIAILQDEAYGLAIQKEMERQSGRSISIGAVHASCNRLEEKAFLDARYSEASQKRGGKRKKLYTVTYAGQRALTQVRDLRQSLWEQIPKTVFPVKLT
- a CDS encoding ABC transporter permease; protein product: MLQPPKRTIHFLRWFCDDRFHEEIEGDLYEMYEELVETFGEKKANKKFTRVTLSYLRPYFFQKRAYSLNSFAMHKFHFKLAFRYFQRNKTFAIINIFGLALGIASAVLIGILVQNETSFDRFHSAFDRLYRVVRVTQIEGADEFRTGVVFPFVAALRERLPGAAEATATYSVFDQYLAVLNEEGGIKKKFKEAKGGAIVDNGFFQVLDFGRKGKPWIAGNPATALESKFSMVLTASFAKKYFSDEDPMGRIIRLNNTYNFTVTGVIEDLPANTDFPFTYLLSFASLEDVFGDFVHTNWNGVSDQSQCYVRLKEGMEPATFHEQLDKMHASFVSEQLAADRKYRLQPLSELHTDSRFGNYSGRTMSGRVVLILLAIGFFILLTACINYINLATAQSTIRAKEMGMRKVVGSKRSAIMLQALLETFLISFLAMGLGVGVLKLAMPLLENFMGIRFYDYWNYKLLGSLLGLCFFITLAAGFYPGKVLSRFKPTQAFRQSLNQPTLGNVSLRRVLIICQFVVAQVFIIGTIAVILQVNHFKKLDWGFNKEAVVTIQVPDADTRPEVRQSLYNEWHNTPNIGTISFAASAPSVADQGRNFTEISRRESIGVDPIGCEVLTIDTAFIGLYNIQLIAGRDLLPGEADIKKAVVISETLARDLGFDQPEEAINQAINFNGHRCFIAGVAKDFQVGSLHDGEEGGRVAMWHNPEGFGMASIKLKTGAFDKLSQTLKAIENIWTATFPEHVFEYQFLDDRLAAHYAIETKMSQLFKFLAGMAICISCLGLYGLVTFILHQKTKEIGVRKVLGASVGNILGLVMREYIRLLLVAFTIAAPFTFWALTQWLDNFTYRIDLSIWVFVGGLLISLVVAVFTVGYKSFKVASLNPSAALKME